In one Brevibacillus choshinensis genomic region, the following are encoded:
- a CDS encoding sigma 54-interacting transcriptional regulator: MNAISSLPLLDVWNASFDSMVITDEKGDILSLNRAATRLFSSSPSSLIGISIFELIPSEEFRKCIHMSKNMTGIAISFGTQQLIANLSCIHTSSNPPLFLLTFKNMTQTQQLQHQLQQMNEAKAMYDSILDQLEEGVVSIDQQGKIIFYNRKMGELDTMEPDAVRDKRLADVWSLDEETSTLLTCLRTGRVLNHRETHFTNNGKAVTTLSRTMPLYVGSKKVGAVEISKDITEQKHLTETIYQLQKQTSASSVPRVPTTEKSNTRYQFETIVYSSKEMGYMIEQARRSARSRSNILIAGETGTGKELIAQSIHNESPRKHKPFIAQNCAALPEALLEGLLFGTSVGSFTGAIDRAGLFEQAHGGTLLLDEINSMNPNLQAKLLRVLQERKIQRLGSSKVLDIDVRVIATMNEDPHDAIANEHLREDLYYRLGVVNIFIPPLRKRREDIPVLIDSFIQKHSIGLGVEVEGVDDDVFHFFLNYSWPGNVRQLEHTIEGSLNLVYDETMISFDHLPPDFKQKMNQLAEPTLSSQPSVHDFRGNLPEQIEHLERVMIEQALRDAKGNITKASEQLGIPRQNLNYKLKKYDLKNVRGMLS; the protein is encoded by the coding sequence ATGAACGCTATCTCCAGTCTCCCTTTGCTCGATGTCTGGAACGCCAGCTTTGACAGCATGGTCATCACCGATGAAAAGGGAGATATTCTCTCCTTAAACAGAGCGGCTACACGACTGTTTTCCAGTAGTCCAAGCAGTTTGATTGGTATCTCCATCTTTGAACTGATTCCATCCGAAGAGTTCCGCAAGTGCATTCACATGAGCAAAAACATGACCGGGATCGCCATTTCATTTGGTACGCAGCAGTTGATCGCGAATCTCTCCTGTATCCACACCTCATCGAATCCGCCACTCTTTCTGCTCACCTTTAAGAACATGACACAGACACAGCAATTACAGCACCAGCTCCAGCAAATGAACGAAGCCAAGGCCATGTACGACTCCATCCTCGACCAATTGGAGGAAGGCGTGGTCAGTATTGATCAGCAAGGAAAAATCATTTTCTACAATCGGAAAATGGGCGAGCTCGATACGATGGAACCCGACGCGGTCAGGGATAAGAGGCTAGCGGATGTCTGGTCACTCGACGAAGAAACCAGCACACTCTTGACTTGCTTGCGAACAGGCCGGGTGCTCAATCACCGGGAAACCCATTTCACGAACAACGGAAAAGCCGTGACTACTCTCTCCCGCACGATGCCACTGTATGTGGGAAGCAAAAAAGTAGGGGCGGTAGAAATCTCCAAAGATATTACCGAACAAAAGCATTTGACCGAGACTATCTACCAATTGCAAAAGCAGACTTCCGCCTCATCCGTCCCACGGGTGCCTACCACAGAGAAAAGCAACACCCGATACCAGTTCGAGACCATCGTCTACTCGAGCAAGGAAATGGGCTACATGATCGAGCAAGCCCGCAGATCTGCCCGCTCTCGTTCGAATATTCTGATTGCGGGAGAAACCGGGACTGGCAAAGAGCTTATCGCCCAGAGCATTCACAATGAAAGTCCACGCAAGCACAAGCCCTTTATCGCTCAAAATTGTGCTGCCCTGCCGGAAGCCTTGCTCGAAGGTTTACTATTTGGGACGAGTGTCGGTAGCTTTACGGGAGCCATCGATCGGGCCGGTCTTTTTGAGCAAGCACACGGGGGCACGTTGCTCTTGGACGAGATCAACTCGATGAATCCCAACCTCCAAGCCAAGCTCCTCCGCGTCCTGCAGGAAAGGAAAATCCAACGGCTCGGATCATCCAAGGTACTCGACATCGACGTTCGGGTGATTGCCACGATGAACGAAGATCCGCACGACGCCATCGCCAATGAACACCTGCGGGAAGACCTGTATTACCGTCTCGGCGTGGTCAATATTTTCATTCCCCCCTTACGAAAAAGAAGAGAAGACATTCCCGTTCTCATCGACTCTTTCATTCAAAAACACTCGATAGGATTGGGAGTGGAGGTAGAAGGCGTGGACGATGATGTGTTCCACTTCTTCCTGAATTACAGCTGGCCAGGCAACGTCCGTCAGCTGGAGCATACGATCGAAGGCTCTCTGAATCTCGTGTATGACGAAACGATGATTTCCTTTGATCACCTCCCCCCTGACTTCAAACAAAAAATGAACCAACTCGCCGAGCCCACTCTCTCTTCTCAGCCTTCTGTCCATGATTTCCGGGGCAATCTCCCCGAACAAATCGAACATCTCGAACGGGTCATGATTGAACAAGCACTACGGGATGCCAAGGGGAACATTACCAAAGCGAGTGAGCAGCTAGGGATACCTCGTCAAAATCTGAACTACAAGCTAAAAAAATACGATCTCAAAAATGTTAGGGGGATGCTCTCATGA
- a CDS encoding aspartate aminotransferase family protein has translation MNQDTLLSIEDKVISNALKIRFYPMAVASAHGTRLMDEAGVSYLDLSAGWAVAGIGYGHPRIAHQLKKQYETISFTSQLTIPEKNMVGLAQKLIEITPGSFEKKVWFGHSGSDANDCVYKLWPLVRNRSRLVSFMGSYHGQTMGSLSLSGHPAQAKFIGHGNVVKLPYPNPYRPPFGETQALTSQVISYIENELFRTICPPEDTAGLIVEGIQSDGGLIVPPDDFLPELQKLCQRYDISLIFDEVKVGMGRTGKWFSFDHYNLAPDAVVVGKSLGAGLPISAVIARKELLDAGFGVHMFTASGNPVCSIAALENIAILEEERLIENAAENGAYFLKLLEELKQRYEWIGDVRGRGLAIGVELVEDRSSKIPAAEKTAAVCYRAFELGMLVFYVGIHSNVIEITPPLTISKQEIDLAVSILDQALKDLENNNIDMEKVRQYAGW, from the coding sequence ATGAACCAGGACACACTGCTTTCAATCGAAGACAAAGTGATTTCCAACGCGTTGAAAATTCGCTTTTACCCGATGGCTGTCGCCTCCGCGCACGGAACCAGACTGATGGACGAAGCAGGCGTGTCTTATCTGGATTTGAGCGCTGGCTGGGCGGTTGCGGGTATCGGGTACGGCCATCCTCGCATTGCCCATCAATTAAAAAAGCAGTATGAGACCATCTCGTTTACATCCCAATTGACCATTCCCGAGAAAAACATGGTCGGCTTGGCGCAAAAGCTCATCGAGATCACGCCAGGCTCGTTTGAGAAAAAGGTCTGGTTTGGACATTCCGGTTCGGACGCGAATGACTGTGTATACAAGCTGTGGCCGCTCGTCCGCAATCGGTCGCGTCTTGTCTCCTTTATGGGCTCCTATCACGGGCAGACGATGGGCTCCCTTTCCTTATCCGGCCATCCTGCCCAAGCCAAATTTATCGGACATGGCAATGTCGTGAAGCTTCCGTATCCGAACCCCTATCGTCCTCCATTCGGCGAGACGCAGGCGCTCACGTCGCAAGTTATTTCATACATCGAAAATGAACTCTTTCGCACAATCTGTCCCCCCGAAGACACAGCCGGACTGATCGTCGAAGGAATCCAGAGCGACGGTGGATTGATTGTACCTCCTGATGACTTCTTGCCAGAATTGCAAAAGCTGTGTCAGCGTTATGATATCTCCCTGATCTTTGATGAAGTGAAGGTAGGAATGGGCCGGACGGGGAAATGGTTCTCCTTTGACCACTACAACCTGGCTCCTGATGCTGTCGTCGTAGGCAAATCACTGGGGGCAGGCTTGCCGATTAGCGCGGTGATAGCCCGAAAAGAGCTGCTAGATGCAGGTTTCGGCGTACACATGTTCACGGCAAGCGGCAATCCCGTCTGCAGTATAGCAGCTCTAGAAAATATCGCTATTTTGGAAGAAGAGCGGCTCATCGAGAATGCAGCTGAAAACGGAGCCTATTTTTTGAAACTGTTGGAAGAGCTGAAGCAAAGATACGAGTGGATCGGCGATGTGCGCGGACGTGGACTGGCCATTGGAGTGGAACTCGTGGAGGACCGCTCATCCAAAATTCCTGCCGCTGAAAAGACGGCCGCCGTTTGTTATCGAGCTTTTGAATTGGGCATGCTTGTCTTTTATGTCGGAATTCATAGCAATGTCATAGAAATCACCCCGCCATTGACGATCTCCAAACAGGAAATCGACTTGGCGGTCTCGATTTTGGATCAAGCTCTCAAGGATCTGGAGAACAACAACATCGACATGGAAAAGGTCAGACAATATGCCGGATGGTAG
- a CDS encoding histidinol phosphate phosphatase domain-containing protein: MNVDYHVHLEEGPYSLRWWSRTAEALLSFYQPTFDRHSREWMEELSGWMARRVNQGAYSQEWLDLYRLRAKQLGLREVGIVDHLYRFKEFKPYFEQHMHLQDDPLGHIQRIWLDQVCTDSIDHFVSFIQSQQAIWKADGINLRLGIEADYFVGGENVLAPMMEAYPWDHVIGSIHFADGWGFDNPDAQDRFEHTDLLSLYEQTFAVVERAIGSGLFDIVAHLDNLKVFGHRPPEEQLLPLYQRIARALQQHGVATEVNTGLYYRYPVKEMCPSYRFLQILHEHGVPITTSSDSHFPDHLGSYLVEARQLLRKAGYREIATFERRERRLVPLDDTE; encoded by the coding sequence ATGAATGTCGATTATCACGTTCACCTAGAGGAGGGGCCGTATTCTCTGCGCTGGTGGAGCAGGACAGCTGAAGCGTTGCTGTCTTTTTACCAGCCTACTTTCGACAGGCATTCTCGGGAATGGATGGAAGAGCTGTCGGGATGGATGGCGAGACGAGTGAATCAAGGAGCTTATTCCCAGGAGTGGTTAGATCTCTACCGCTTGCGTGCCAAGCAATTGGGCTTGCGAGAAGTGGGGATCGTCGACCATCTCTATCGCTTCAAGGAATTCAAGCCGTATTTCGAGCAACACATGCACTTGCAGGATGATCCTTTGGGGCACATCCAGCGCATATGGCTGGACCAGGTATGCACGGATTCAATCGATCATTTCGTCTCGTTCATCCAGTCACAGCAGGCCATTTGGAAAGCAGACGGAATCAACTTGCGTTTAGGGATCGAAGCCGATTACTTCGTGGGAGGAGAAAACGTGCTCGCCCCGATGATGGAGGCTTATCCGTGGGATCATGTCATTGGCTCCATTCATTTTGCTGACGGCTGGGGCTTTGACAATCCAGATGCGCAAGACCGTTTTGAACATACAGATTTGCTCTCGCTCTATGAGCAGACGTTTGCTGTTGTAGAGCGAGCGATTGGCAGCGGATTATTCGATATTGTCGCCCATTTGGACAATCTGAAGGTGTTCGGGCATCGTCCGCCAGAGGAACAGCTTCTCCCACTGTATCAGCGAATTGCCCGCGCCTTGCAGCAACACGGAGTCGCAACAGAAGTGAATACAGGATTGTACTATCGGTATCCCGTCAAGGAAATGTGCCCGAGCTACCGTTTTTTGCAAATCCTCCACGAGCACGGGGTGCCGATCACGACTTCTTCGGATTCCCATTTTCCTGACCATTTGGGCAGTTATTTGGTAGAGGCGAGGCAATTGTTGCGAAAAGCTGGATACCGGGAGATTGCCACGTTCGAACGGCGTGAGCGCAGGTTGGTCCCTTTGGATGATACAGAATAA
- a CDS encoding DeoR/GlpR family DNA-binding transcription regulator — MSILAEERKKVIIEELNLYGKVKVLSLAERLEVSSETIRRDLDALEQIGRLKRVYGGAVKQNYAEGEPPYYQRQDINLAAKRAIGQRAAELLSDGDTVVIDTGTTMLEFARAIQGRKRLTVLTNSLPVASLLAESLNQQLFTGKVVLLGGEINTEQQSISGPLCEKMLETFHVDKAFISVGGISLSTGISDYDINESMMSIVMARVSKAVFVLADQSKIGVQAFCKITSLDAVDVIISDHEKPASWDNELESKGVTWMAVEIGEGRA; from the coding sequence ATGTCCATCTTAGCGGAAGAAAGAAAAAAAGTGATCATCGAGGAACTAAATCTATACGGAAAAGTAAAAGTGTTATCGTTGGCCGAGCGGCTAGAGGTATCAAGTGAGACGATCCGCCGTGACTTGGATGCCTTGGAGCAGATCGGGAGGCTAAAGCGCGTATATGGGGGCGCGGTCAAGCAGAACTATGCTGAAGGGGAGCCGCCGTATTACCAGCGACAGGATATCAATCTGGCGGCAAAGCGGGCAATCGGTCAGCGGGCGGCCGAGCTTTTATCCGACGGTGATACAGTCGTGATCGACACAGGGACGACGATGCTAGAGTTTGCACGAGCCATTCAGGGCAGAAAGCGGTTGACGGTGTTGACCAATTCTCTCCCGGTTGCCTCCTTGTTGGCGGAGTCACTAAATCAGCAATTGTTTACGGGAAAAGTCGTTCTGTTAGGCGGGGAAATCAACACGGAGCAGCAATCGATCAGTGGCCCGCTTTGCGAAAAAATGCTAGAGACGTTCCATGTCGACAAAGCGTTCATTTCTGTCGGCGGCATATCCCTTTCGACAGGGATCAGCGACTACGACATCAACGAGTCCATGATGTCGATCGTGATGGCCAGAGTGTCCAAAGCCGTTTTCGTTCTGGCTGACCAGAGCAAAATCGGCGTGCAGGCATTTTGCAAAATTACGTCATTGGACGCCGTGGATGTCATCATTTCTGACCACGAGAAGCCTGCGTCCTGGGATAATGAGCTGGAAAGTAAAGGGGTCACCTGGATGGCGGTCGAAATCGGGGAGGGAAGAGCATGA
- a CDS encoding ABC transporter ATP-binding protein has protein sequence MSYVQIEQLTKRFKDATVLNQVSLSVEKGELITLLGPSGCGKSTLLRCIAGLTEVEEGGKIVVGETDITALAPKERGVGMVFQSYALFPNMNVFDNIGFGLKMQGMKKEEYKSRVERIIELVDLGGREGSYPHQLSGGQQQRVALARSLVVEPKILLLDEPLSALDAKIRKNLQAEIRRIQQQLSITTVFVTHDQEEALTVSDRIFVMDHGNIVQTGTPEEIYSQPGNEFVARFIGNYNVLDRAQLDQLLGEAPIHGGAFAIRPEVISLSPVGDERSSGSESSWYVEGVVRNLTLKGNVIRYEVEAKKQNLQVDVLNTADNHWIRLGTSVNMRIPSDECIPLQ, from the coding sequence ATGAGCTATGTACAGATTGAGCAATTGACCAAACGATTCAAGGATGCGACGGTGTTGAACCAGGTTTCCCTCTCGGTTGAAAAGGGCGAATTGATCACGCTGCTAGGGCCGAGCGGATGCGGAAAAAGTACACTGCTGCGTTGCATCGCGGGTCTGACAGAGGTAGAGGAGGGGGGCAAAATCGTCGTAGGCGAGACGGATATCACGGCACTCGCTCCCAAGGAAAGAGGAGTGGGTATGGTATTCCAGTCCTATGCGTTGTTCCCCAACATGAACGTATTTGACAACATCGGTTTTGGCTTGAAAATGCAGGGCATGAAGAAGGAAGAATACAAGTCCAGAGTGGAGCGAATCATCGAGCTGGTCGATCTTGGTGGGCGCGAAGGATCGTATCCGCACCAGCTTTCTGGAGGTCAGCAGCAACGGGTGGCTTTGGCACGGTCGCTCGTCGTGGAACCGAAAATACTCTTGCTAGACGAGCCGCTAAGTGCACTTGATGCGAAGATCCGAAAAAACCTGCAGGCCGAAATCCGGCGAATTCAACAGCAGCTCTCGATCACAACCGTGTTTGTCACACATGATCAGGAGGAGGCTTTGACCGTATCCGACCGGATATTTGTCATGGATCACGGGAATATCGTTCAGACGGGGACCCCCGAAGAAATTTACTCCCAGCCTGGCAACGAATTTGTCGCTCGCTTTATCGGGAATTACAATGTACTGGATCGTGCGCAGCTGGATCAGCTGCTGGGAGAGGCTCCTATACATGGAGGAGCATTCGCCATTCGACCGGAAGTCATTTCGCTGTCGCCTGTAGGAGACGAACGGTCTTCAGGCTCGGAAAGTAGCTGGTACGTAGAGGGTGTGGTCCGAAATCTGACATTGAAGGGCAATGTCATTCGCTATGAAGTCGAAGCGAAAAAACAAAACCTGCAAGTGGATGTGCTCAATACAGCTGACAATCATTGGATCCGTTTGGGAACATCGGTGAACATGCGGATACCATCTGACGAGTGCATCCCGTTACAATAA
- a CDS encoding ABC transporter permease, translating to MKENKGLHGSIVTLVMLYLFIPLVATFLYSIATDWYRTILPEGYTLAWYKELFTDPRFLAAMQRTLLVCFIAICISVTVMVPTIFIVTVYFSRWELILQSLVMLPYAIPGVVAAVGLIKVYSSGPIVLSGSIWLLVGAYFVVVLPYMYQGIRNSMRTIDAIRLVEAAELLGASRMQAFWKVIFPNILTGIVISTLLSFSTLFGEFVLANLLVGGHYETMQIYLIRRMEESGHLTSAIVVTYFILLFVLSGAVMRLGKSSKEGSR from the coding sequence ATGAAAGAAAACAAGGGGTTACATGGCTCTATCGTCACTCTGGTCATGCTCTATTTATTCATCCCCCTCGTCGCCACGTTCTTGTATTCGATCGCTACGGATTGGTATCGGACGATTCTGCCGGAAGGGTACACGCTTGCCTGGTACAAGGAACTGTTTACCGATCCGCGTTTTTTGGCAGCGATGCAGCGCACGCTGTTGGTCTGCTTCATTGCTATCTGTATTAGTGTAACGGTCATGGTGCCGACTATTTTTATTGTCACTGTCTATTTCTCACGGTGGGAGCTCATCCTGCAAAGTCTGGTCATGCTGCCCTATGCCATTCCCGGTGTTGTGGCTGCCGTCGGTTTGATCAAAGTGTACTCTTCGGGACCAATCGTATTGTCTGGCAGCATCTGGCTGCTGGTGGGTGCCTATTTTGTCGTAGTTCTGCCGTACATGTATCAGGGAATAAGGAACAGCATGCGGACGATTGACGCCATCAGGCTCGTGGAAGCAGCAGAGCTACTGGGCGCAAGCAGGATGCAGGCTTTTTGGAAGGTGATCTTTCCAAACATCTTGACTGGAATCGTCATCTCCACCCTATTATCGTTCTCCACCTTATTTGGCGAGTTTGTTTTAGCCAATCTGCTTGTGGGCGGGCACTATGAAACCATGCAGATTTATCTGATCCGCCGGATGGAAGAGAGTGGTCATCTCACAAGTGCCATTGTTGTCACCTACTTCATTCTGCTTTTCGTTTTATCGGGAGCAGTCATGAGACTAGGAAAATCGTCCAAGGAGGGAAGCAGATGA
- a CDS encoding ABC transporter permease, with translation MCLKLHKSHVWLLLSLVPFAILVICFQVLPLIVMFLESFRGDGGVGWGLDQYTKALTSKYYLLGLKNSVLISFCASAIGIVVALFAAYSITRFSRRMRDFLLMLSNMTSNFSGVPLAFAYIIILGSNGLFTLLFKQLGWTTLASIDLFSWFGLVCVYVYFQIPLAILLLYPTYYGIQVQWRESASLLGASTPQFWRHIGLPVIMPGIVGTFSILFANAMGAYATAYALVGGNYNLIAIRIGSLVAGDVAARPELAGALAVILAFTMVSAMLINEWMMRRVRRELG, from the coding sequence ATGTGCTTGAAATTGCATAAAAGCCATGTTTGGCTGCTGCTGTCCTTGGTTCCATTTGCCATACTGGTCATTTGTTTTCAAGTCTTGCCGCTGATCGTCATGTTTCTGGAAAGCTTTCGTGGAGATGGCGGAGTCGGCTGGGGCCTGGATCAGTACACCAAGGCTCTGACGAGCAAATACTATTTGCTTGGCCTGAAGAATAGCGTGTTGATTTCGTTTTGCGCAAGTGCGATCGGGATCGTGGTAGCCCTGTTTGCCGCTTATTCCATTACGCGTTTTTCCAGGCGTATGCGAGATTTCCTGTTAATGCTGTCCAATATGACCTCCAACTTTTCAGGCGTACCACTTGCTTTTGCCTACATCATCATATTGGGTAGCAATGGTCTTTTTACTCTCTTATTCAAGCAGCTGGGCTGGACAACGCTCGCTTCCATTGATTTATTCAGCTGGTTCGGCTTGGTTTGTGTGTACGTCTACTTCCAGATTCCGCTGGCCATCCTGCTTTTGTATCCCACTTATTACGGGATTCAAGTGCAGTGGCGGGAATCCGCTTCCTTGCTCGGAGCGTCTACTCCCCAATTTTGGAGGCATATCGGGCTTCCTGTGATTATGCCGGGGATCGTAGGGACCTTTAGTATTTTGTTTGCCAATGCGATGGGCGCTTATGCGACAGCCTATGCCTTGGTGGGAGGGAACTACAATCTGATCGCCATCCGCATCGGTTCACTCGTCGCGGGTGATGTAGCCGCGAGACCTGAGTTGGCTGGAGCGCTTGCTGTCATTTTGGCGTTTACCATGGTGAGTGCGATGCTGATTAACGAATGGATGATGCGCCGGGTGAGGAGGGAGCTTGGATGA